The nucleotide window GGCACTGCTACGTCACAGACCAATTCAGTCGCATTGAAGAGCGGTACGGGTACTCCTATAAGCCAGCATAGTAGCATACAGGAAGCATATAATGCTATTCCCGGACCGTTAACACAGGCATATTTAATAGAGATATTGACTGTCTATGACGGCTCTATGGAAGTACTACCCATCACATTTGGTCTAAAAGATGGGGCGAGTGCATCTAATACAATAACATTAAGACCCGCAGCCGGTAATACGGGCGAGGTTATAACAGGTACATCATCTACCGGTATAATGATTCTTAATGATGCTGATTATATAATTATTGACGGAAGACCCGGAGGTGTCGGAAGTGTACCTGATTTGAAATTTGTTAATTTAGCCACCTCAGGAACAAATGCACATACAATTCAATTATTAAACAGCGCCTCTTATAACGTTATAAAATATGTTCACGCTGTTAACAATACTCAAAGTACTGCTGGACCAAGAACTATTGTCATAGGAACTACAACTACTACCGGGAATTCAAACAACCAGATTAGGTATTGTAAAGTGGAAGGTGGCAGAAGCGGTATTGGTATTGCCGGTACGACTACTGCACCAAATGACAGTACAACTATTTCCAATTGCGAAATTTATGACTGGGGTTATGCGGGTATTTGGTTCGTTTCAGCTACTGCAAACACTAATGTAGATTCTTGTAAAATTTATCAAACTGTCGGTGTTAACAATACCATTGTCTCTGGTATTATTGCACCTACATTTGCAGGCTGTACGTACAATTTTAGAAAAAACTGGATCTACAATTTACAATCAACATCAACTTCAACATCAACTGCTATAAGAGGAATTTACTTTTCAGCTCCGGCAGCAGGTTCTATTTTAAACATTGAGAATAATATGATATCATTGCCGCTTGATAATCAAAATGCAGCTACCCACACCGGAATAGAATTGTTAGGTTCGACGAATGCATATACGGCAAATGTTTATTACAATACTGCAAGAATCGGTGGTGTACATACAGGAGGTACAGTGGGCAATACAACTTCTGCAGCTATAAGGGTGAGTTCTGCTGTTATAACCTTGAACATGAAAAACAACATTGCAATTAATATGAGAACAGGCGGTAATATTAATCATGTTGGATTTGCTTTGTTAAACTCAGGTGCAGCTTTAAATATCGACAACAATTGTTATTATTCGGCAACCGGTCCAAACAACTACCATGCATATTGGTTGACAACAGGATATAATACTCTTGCGGACTACAAAACCGCAGCAACACCAAACGATCAGAATTCAGTTTTTTACGACGTGAATTTTGTTT belongs to Ignavibacteria bacterium and includes:
- a CDS encoding T9SS type A sorting domain-containing protein produces the protein MRKSIILFCFMALIAGTATSQTNSVALKSGTGTPISQHSSIQEAYNAIPGPLTQAYLIEILTVYDGSMEVLPITFGLKDGASASNTITLRPAAGNTGEVITGTSSTGIMILNDADYIIIDGRPGGVGSVPDLKFVNLATSGTNAHTIQLLNSASYNVIKYVHAVNNTQSTAGPRTIVIGTTTTTGNSNNQIRYCKVEGGRSGIGIAGTTTAPNDSTTISNCEIYDWGYAGIWFVSATANTNVDSCKIYQTVGVNNTIVSGIIAPTFAGCTYNFRKNWIYNLQSTSTSTSTAIRGIYFSAPAAGSILNIENNMISLPLDNQNAATHTGIELLGSTNAYTANVYYNTARIGGVHTGGTVGNTTSAAIRVSSAVITLNMKNNIAINMRTGGNINHVGFALLNSGAALNIDNNCYYSATGPNNYHAYWLTTGYNTLADYKTAATPNDQNSVFYDVNFVSTTDLHVTGSSLGNTNLAGTPIVGITTDFDNDLRNTVVPYKGADEGNVPLSVTSNPSVITRYDLSQNYPNPFNPTTNIKFAIPKSGHVSLKVYDIIGREMVSLINENLESGEYEVALNGSNLNSGVYFYQLKAGNFVSTKRMMLIK